In Phaeobacter gallaeciensis DSM 26640, a genomic segment contains:
- a CDS encoding Ig-like domain-containing protein translates to MSTVGYIVRDMAGTKQHGTSADTPQATIATATAKDISLNLGPSDVESYARRGQDLHITLIDGQVVVLDDFFNTGATGSKNLFLSEEGNFVEVVLEDRTDGMLYASYEPLDLSGKWSAYDDMVFLDVERIEPVVAPLVAPLLGGLGTAGAAAGVVGAAAIVGGGGGGGGGGGAVTPTVDNPDATYPVAGSTTEDVVVSGTGAPGSTVEVTLGSVTETVTVKDDGTWTANFPVTNLPPDGSYETTVYVKDPDGTEFNLDGPSVIIDTTPPPIDVNTVEGDDHINYIEVADGVVINGTGEAGASVSVEFQGVTRTTTVADDGTWSVNYSVNEVATGIYSSTIEVTSADSFGNTSTTTHTVDVDTETRVTINTQVGNDHMISGAEQAAGITLTGTAEAGSSVVVTFQGVSRTVTADAQGNWSASYLSSEIATGTYDASVSAVATDTSGNTSSTSTTIPVDTETTASLDAVQAGDNVISAPEVTSGVTLTGKAEAGASVAVTLEGTTHTVTADAQGNWSADFATSEIPTGEYDANVSVTATDALGNTASTTGTVRVDTETEVALSNPLAGDNLINAVEANNGLDLTGTAEAGASVVVQLGNATRTVTANSQGQWTASFAGSDIADGTYDTTVTATATDAYGNTASTSSQIHVDTTTSVGLDNGQAGGDDVLNGAEAAGGLTLTGTAEAGASVAVTFQGITRTVTADAQGRWSAPYTTGEITPGEYDAPISVTATDAAGNSESTTGTLRVDTSTAVSIDANQAGGDNIVNAAEAQAGVTLTGAAEPGSAVEVTVAGVTRTATVAANGTWSALFEPGALTAGEYNTSVTVSATDAAGNTASASSALRVDTVAGTVALSPDPIELDDVINAVERADGVEISGTATPGLTVTVGLGAASRQVVADVNGDWATTFPATAIPTGTQSLPITASIIDDAGNTASVSDTVALDTEVVPLTVQPNQTSDDIVNKAEQIAGTTLSGTVEAGSTVAVTIGAVTNNATVDASGNWSVTFADADLPDGTYTATATIRATDAAGNERSTVEQFSVDTEVGAATINTVTESSNGIVRLETLDATDNYTVNTLNPNGTMGSPAASKTVDPIDGTEFRFGSAIPDGTHLVLSRNDAVGNTSSTLVVFDDNATNSGSLDHAALGQFNVDDLNLHYASDVSLTLNEADIKALSGNSDTLTIRGDNNDTITLAGGNAGGTRQIDGETFNVYTIGNDGTTLIVDQDVQVVL, encoded by the coding sequence ATGAGTACGGTTGGATACATCGTCCGCGACATGGCGGGCACCAAGCAGCATGGTACATCTGCTGACACCCCACAGGCGACTATTGCAACGGCAACGGCGAAAGACATTTCGCTGAATCTCGGCCCGTCCGATGTCGAGAGCTACGCACGGCGGGGTCAGGACCTTCACATAACGCTGATCGACGGCCAGGTGGTGGTGCTGGATGATTTTTTCAACACCGGAGCAACCGGAAGTAAGAACCTGTTCCTGAGCGAGGAAGGCAACTTCGTCGAGGTGGTCCTGGAGGACCGCACCGATGGAATGCTCTATGCCAGCTACGAACCGCTGGACCTAAGCGGCAAGTGGAGCGCCTATGATGATATGGTGTTCCTTGACGTGGAACGCATTGAACCCGTTGTGGCACCTCTCGTAGCACCACTTCTCGGCGGTCTCGGCACTGCTGGTGCGGCGGCCGGTGTTGTCGGTGCAGCTGCCATCGTTGGTGGTGGCGGTGGCGGCGGCGGTGGCGGCGGGGCAGTCACGCCCACCGTCGACAATCCCGATGCAACCTATCCCGTCGCCGGATCCACCACCGAAGATGTGGTCGTCAGCGGCACCGGTGCCCCCGGCTCCACCGTCGAGGTGACACTGGGCAGCGTCACCGAAACTGTCACGGTTAAGGACGATGGCACCTGGACTGCCAATTTCCCGGTGACCAACCTGCCGCCAGACGGTTCTTACGAGACCACAGTCTACGTAAAGGACCCGGACGGGACCGAATTCAATCTGGATGGCCCTTCGGTCATCATCGACACCACACCGCCGCCGATCGACGTCAACACGGTCGAAGGCGATGACCACATCAATTATATCGAAGTGGCCGATGGTGTTGTGATCAACGGTACCGGTGAAGCCGGTGCCAGCGTCAGCGTGGAATTCCAGGGCGTGACCCGCACCACCACAGTCGCTGATGACGGCACATGGTCGGTGAACTATAGTGTGAACGAGGTGGCGACGGGCATCTACAGCTCCACCATCGAAGTCACCAGCGCCGATTCCTTTGGCAACACCAGCACCACCACACACACTGTTGATGTCGACACAGAAACCCGTGTGACCATCAACACCCAAGTGGGCAATGATCACATGATCAGCGGTGCCGAGCAGGCGGCAGGCATCACCCTCACAGGTACCGCCGAAGCCGGGTCAAGTGTTGTGGTCACCTTCCAGGGGGTGAGTCGCACAGTGACAGCTGACGCACAGGGCAACTGGTCGGCCAGCTATCTCAGCTCGGAAATCGCGACCGGCACCTATGACGCAAGCGTCTCCGCCGTGGCGACCGACACCAGCGGCAATACCAGCTCCACCTCAACCACTATCCCTGTGGACACCGAAACCACGGCATCTCTCGATGCGGTTCAGGCGGGCGACAATGTGATCTCCGCACCGGAAGTGACCAGCGGTGTAACCCTGACGGGCAAGGCCGAGGCCGGGGCCAGCGTCGCTGTGACACTTGAGGGCACCACGCACACAGTAACAGCGGATGCGCAGGGCAACTGGAGCGCGGATTTCGCCACTAGCGAGATCCCGACAGGCGAATATGACGCCAATGTCTCGGTCACAGCAACCGATGCGCTCGGCAACACGGCCTCCACCACTGGTACCGTCCGTGTGGACACCGAAACCGAGGTGGCACTCAGCAACCCGCTGGCAGGTGATAACCTGATCAATGCGGTCGAGGCCAACAACGGTCTGGATCTGACAGGCACCGCCGAGGCAGGCGCCAGCGTTGTGGTTCAGCTGGGCAATGCCACCCGCACCGTGACTGCCAATTCTCAAGGGCAATGGACAGCGAGCTTTGCCGGGTCCGACATTGCCGATGGGACTTATGACACAACCGTGACGGCAACAGCGACGGATGCCTACGGCAACACCGCCTCGACCAGCAGCCAGATCCATGTCGACACGACAACCAGCGTCGGTCTCGACAACGGGCAGGCCGGTGGCGATGACGTGCTGAATGGTGCAGAAGCCGCGGGCGGCCTCACCTTGACCGGCACTGCAGAGGCCGGTGCATCCGTTGCGGTCACCTTCCAGGGCATCACCCGCACCGTGACAGCCGATGCACAGGGCCGCTGGAGCGCGCCTTATACCACTGGTGAAATCACCCCTGGTGAATATGACGCTCCGATCAGCGTCACCGCGACTGATGCAGCCGGGAACAGTGAGAGCACGACAGGCACCCTGCGCGTCGACACCTCAACCGCGGTCAGCATTGATGCCAATCAGGCAGGCGGCGATAATATCGTCAACGCCGCCGAGGCACAGGCCGGTGTGACGCTTACCGGCGCTGCTGAGCCAGGATCTGCTGTTGAGGTGACGGTCGCGGGTGTAACCCGGACTGCAACCGTGGCCGCAAATGGCACTTGGAGCGCCCTCTTCGAGCCGGGCGCGCTGACGGCTGGCGAATATAATACCTCGGTCACAGTGTCGGCAACGGACGCGGCGGGTAATACCGCTTCGGCCTCCTCTGCCCTGCGGGTAGACACCGTCGCAGGCACTGTGGCGCTATCTCCCGACCCGATCGAACTCGACGATGTGATCAACGCCGTCGAACGCGCCGACGGTGTCGAAATCAGTGGCACCGCGACACCGGGTCTGACCGTGACGGTTGGCCTCGGTGCGGCAAGCCGCCAGGTGGTCGCGGATGTCAACGGCGACTGGGCTACGACCTTCCCGGCGACCGCAATCCCGACGGGCACGCAGTCCTTGCCGATTACCGCCTCTATCATCGACGATGCGGGTAACACGGCAAGTGTCTCTGACACCGTCGCGCTCGATACCGAAGTCGTGCCTTTGACGGTTCAGCCGAACCAGACGTCGGACGACATCGTGAACAAAGCGGAGCAGATCGCAGGCACCACCCTGTCGGGCACGGTTGAGGCTGGCTCTACGGTTGCTGTCACCATCGGCGCGGTCACCAACAACGCGACGGTTGATGCCTCCGGGAACTGGAGCGTGACCTTCGCTGATGCGGATCTGCCCGATGGCACCTATACCGCTACGGCCACCATTCGTGCGACAGACGCCGCCGGAAATGAACGCAGCACTGTTGAGCAGTTCTCGGTGGATACCGAAGTTGGTGCCGCGACGATCAACACGGTCACAGAATCCAGCAATGGGATTGTGCGGCTGGAAACGCTGGATGCGACCGACAACTATACTGTCAATACATTGAACCCAAACGGCACCATGGGGTCCCCTGCTGCGTCGAAAACCGTCGATCCCATCGACGGGACAGAGTTCCGCTTTGGCTCTGCCATTCCGGATGGCACGCATCTTGTGCTATCGCGCAACGATGCGGTCGGCAATACATCCAGCACGCTCGTGGTTTTTGACGACAACGCGACCAATTCAGGCTCTCTGGACCACGCGGCCCTTGGACAGTTCAACGTGGACGATCTGAACCTGCACTACGCATCTGATGTCAGCCTGACCCTGAACGAGGCGGATATCAAAGCGCTGTCCGGCAATTCAGACACGCTTACGATCCGTGGTGACAACAACGACACCATCACCTTGGCTGGTGGCAATGCAGGTGGCACCCGTCAGATCGACGGCGAAACCTTCAATGTCTATACCATCGGCAACGATGGCACGACGCTGATTGTCGATCAGGACGTGCAGGTGGTTCTCTGA
- a CDS encoding TolC family protein — protein MQLGRPIGAVALLCCLSACMQSLPFAKPGEGADTDVSRRASSFAQPDAKNPSAVISTLMQRQSLLEDGSVYDVVAQSTISASARAAEAELTSAKLRAEAKSKNWLPTLGPSVSLTDLGDLVAGILIEQVLFDNGRRKAERAFAAADVEVAAVNLSIDMNERVETALSLYVSGLRGSEKAAVGTRALSRMYEFERIVLGRVEGGVSDRADLNVVQSKINGMRSAVATAKDATSTATAELKAITGQSFAETPSHLQLASPPEAGTYLTVLKAEAEATRSVEQAKMERAGLLPQVSAAGNVTSDGSGAGLTLDLAQPFGLGTPAALKAIEASKEIAKRQVSEVEEDARRDYSRQMQRLASYRRQEAEAATLAQTSRETYRLFQAQFKAGQRSVMDVVSIYEEVVRREHAHIDAKYEVVLIQLALASDMGLLADGDRI, from the coding sequence ATGCAATTGGGACGACCCATTGGCGCTGTGGCACTGTTGTGCTGCCTGTCGGCCTGCATGCAGTCCCTCCCCTTTGCCAAGCCCGGCGAAGGCGCCGATACGGATGTCAGCCGTCGCGCCAGCAGCTTTGCCCAGCCAGATGCCAAAAACCCCTCTGCCGTGATTTCCACGCTGATGCAGCGTCAGTCGCTGCTGGAAGACGGTAGCGTCTATGACGTCGTGGCCCAATCAACGATCTCCGCCTCTGCCCGTGCCGCCGAAGCGGAGCTGACCAGCGCCAAATTGCGCGCCGAAGCCAAGTCGAAAAACTGGCTACCCACGCTGGGGCCTTCTGTCAGTCTCACGGATCTCGGCGACCTGGTGGCGGGTATCCTGATTGAGCAGGTGCTGTTCGACAACGGCCGCCGCAAAGCAGAGCGGGCCTTTGCCGCCGCCGACGTCGAGGTCGCCGCAGTCAACCTGTCGATTGATATGAATGAGCGCGTCGAAACCGCGCTCAGCCTCTATGTGTCCGGGCTGCGCGGCTCCGAAAAAGCCGCCGTCGGCACCCGTGCTCTGTCACGGATGTATGAATTCGAGCGTATCGTTTTGGGCCGCGTTGAAGGCGGCGTCTCGGATCGCGCCGATCTCAATGTCGTGCAGAGCAAAATCAACGGGATGCGCTCTGCTGTGGCGACGGCCAAGGACGCAACCTCGACGGCCACCGCCGAGTTGAAAGCGATCACCGGTCAGAGCTTTGCCGAGACCCCGAGCCACCTGCAACTGGCCTCCCCACCGGAAGCCGGAACCTATTTGACTGTGCTCAAGGCGGAAGCCGAGGCCACCCGCAGTGTGGAACAGGCCAAGATGGAACGCGCCGGTCTGCTGCCGCAAGTCTCTGCGGCGGGCAATGTCACCAGTGATGGATCCGGCGCGGGTCTGACGCTGGATCTGGCGCAGCCCTTTGGCCTTGGTACCCCTGCCGCGCTGAAAGCGATCGAGGCCTCCAAGGAAATTGCCAAACGTCAGGTCTCCGAGGTCGAAGAAGACGCGCGCCGCGACTACAGCCGACAGATGCAGCGCCTTGCCTCCTATCGCAGGCAAGAGGCCGAAGCCGCAACACTGGCGCAGACCAGCCGCGAGACCTATCGCCTGTTTCAGGCACAGTTTAAGGCCGGGCAACGCTCGGTCATGGATGTGGTGTCCATCTACGAAGAAGTGGTACGCCGCGAACACGCCCATATCGATGCAAAATACGAAGTCGTTCTGATCCAGCTGGCACTGGCAAGCGATATGGGACTTTTGGCCGATGGGGACCGGATTTGA